ATGTGTGTTTTCCTTCTTAGGGGTGTCTGGTGCTAAGTTTTACCTGCAAAGACTTGACACAGTCCTGTGAAGTAGAAGAGTCCGCCCTTTGACATAGTGAATAGCTGGCCCAAGAACACCAAGAAGGAGACTGAGGAGAAGACCACTGAGATAACAATGAGGACCTGTACAGCCTGAAGCCACTCTgaggaaaataaatcacattttaaattataataatcCCCTTTACCTCTTAAATTTTATGGATCAGGTGAATTCCAGTTTATAAAGGCTTACCTGTTTCTTTGGTGGTTGCACACAGCCAGGTTCCTGTGGAGTTTTCAAACCTACAGTTGTACCACAGGTCTGAGGTTTCTGTGGAATCCCACATCCACCAAGACTTTAAAAGAGATTAAATGCAACACATGTGGTTAGATATGTCCTTAGGAAAAATGCTCTTAAACATTGTCATAAATATGAGCTATACCTTTTCCATGGTCGCAATAAACAGCATAGCTAGTGTAATGAGATGAAGCATGGTGACAGCAATGAGTAAGTAGgccattttaaaatcctttacgaaagaaaagaaaaccatatttaattattttggagAAAGAACCCTAGCCACAATCACAATGAGTCAATAAGAAACGTGCAATATAAACgtgttattattttttgcaaCCCCGAAATGTGGCTAAATTTCAATATCACACAAAGATAACGTGAGCAAATACAAATGCAGCTTTCAAATTATGCAAAAAAAGCCATCCAAATCAAGCTGGCCCTATGTATCTGATATCTAATAGTGCCATCCTTAGTGGCAACAAATGCCATTAAGCGTTTGGGAGAAATTTACACTGGCCAACCCTTttttgcagaattattttaattcagccacactggtGGGTTTTCCAGTATGACTGGTCTGTTTAGGGTCATACAACAGCATATCATTTAGATTTGAGTCCAGAATTTGACTAGGTCACTTCAAAAACctttgtttaataatttttttatttatacattccAAAATGGACTTCCTGGAGTCACTATCCTGCCGAATACCCTAATTGCCCTTGAGCTTAATG
This DNA window, taken from Girardinichthys multiradiatus isolate DD_20200921_A chromosome 1, DD_fGirMul_XY1, whole genome shotgun sequence, encodes the following:
- the LOC124872974 gene encoding epithelial membrane protein 3-like — protein: MAYLLIAVTMLHLITLAMLFIATMEKSWWMWDSTETSDLWYNCRFENSTGTWLCATTKETEWLQAVQVLIVISVVFSSVSFLVFLGQLFTMSKGGLFYFTGLCQVFAGLTAFSAALIYTLHNKEILPDSESPTSGNFGYCLILAWVCVPLLLCSGVMYIHLRKKE